The following proteins are co-located in the Lentibacillus sp. JNUCC-1 genome:
- a CDS encoding GrpB family protein, with protein MKLGLKRNEVRLEDFHPEWQGEFERVKQEIEHYTQIAGERIAHIGSTAIKGMKAKPIIDILIGVNDIEDVNQSLFQGLKKAGFLRLRVERPQEIVCAKFTDSTYESKTHFIHLVDYQGELWKNLIFFKDYLNHYEKVRTEYAQLKADYTHTSNTGIKDYTDHKEAFVKNIFAKREK; from the coding sequence ATGAAATTAGGATTGAAAAGAAATGAAGTGCGGCTCGAGGATTTTCATCCGGAATGGCAGGGCGAATTTGAGCGTGTCAAACAAGAAATTGAGCATTATACACAAATTGCTGGTGAGCGCATTGCTCATATAGGCAGCACGGCGATCAAAGGTATGAAAGCTAAGCCGATTATTGATATCCTCATTGGGGTAAATGATATAGAAGACGTAAATCAATCGCTCTTTCAAGGTTTGAAGAAAGCGGGATTTTTAAGATTGCGTGTGGAAAGACCGCAAGAAATCGTTTGCGCCAAGTTCACCGACAGTACGTATGAATCCAAAACCCATTTCATTCACCTTGTGGATTATCAGGGAGAGCTTTGGAAAAATTTGATTTTCTTTAAGGACTACCTTAATCATTATGAAAAAGTTAGAACAGAATATGCTCAACTCAAAGCAGATTATACGCACACTTCTAACACCGGAATTAAAGATTATACCGACCATAAAGAAGCATTTGTGAAGAACATTTTTGCTAAAAGGGAAAAGTGA
- a CDS encoding nuclease-related domain-containing protein encodes MQTDELYTILNDQFQRELSGYIGEKSMDYYYQLLDLAAFPVLHGLRIKTGRKYFQIDTLVLFPQFILIIETKNLTGVVHYQLETGLMYREKLDGRLERFQDPMMQASVQRHHLHNFLQVHNIAPIPIHTLTVFSNPNVILKHPGHEVIPDLLLAQNLLKRVPELRKQYQNEHFSYGELEQIARMLVAAHEPNEKRLVDKFDIHASQVRKGVWCPRCKRNMMDRIERNWLCGTCGLKDPNAHMTAIHEYCTIFGPEFTNLEMREFLRINSKDVMRRLLVGGPFTKIGKSKGAKYMYESGRK; translated from the coding sequence ATGCAGACGGATGAGCTTTACACCATATTAAATGATCAATTCCAACGCGAACTGTCGGGCTACATAGGTGAAAAATCAATGGACTATTATTATCAATTACTGGATTTGGCCGCCTTCCCTGTGTTACATGGGCTGCGCATAAAAACAGGACGGAAATACTTTCAAATCGATACCCTCGTTCTATTCCCACAATTCATCCTGATCATCGAAACGAAAAACTTGACCGGCGTTGTTCATTATCAACTGGAAACAGGCCTCATGTATCGAGAAAAATTAGACGGACGTCTCGAACGCTTCCAAGATCCTATGATGCAAGCAAGTGTGCAGCGACACCATCTCCACAACTTTCTGCAAGTACACAACATTGCCCCCATACCCATTCATACACTAACTGTCTTCTCAAACCCGAATGTCATTTTAAAACATCCTGGCCACGAGGTAATTCCCGACCTTTTATTGGCTCAAAATCTATTAAAACGCGTTCCTGAACTGCGAAAACAGTACCAGAATGAGCATTTTTCATATGGTGAGCTGGAGCAAATTGCCCGAATGCTTGTAGCTGCGCATGAACCAAATGAGAAACGCCTCGTGGATAAGTTTGACATTCATGCTTCCCAGGTTAGAAAAGGTGTGTGGTGCCCACGCTGCAAACGGAATATGATGGACCGTATAGAAAGGAATTGGCTTTGCGGAACATGTGGTTTAAAAGATCCAAACGCACATATGACAGCAATACACGAATACTGCACTATTTTCGGACCGGAGTTTACTAATCTGGAAATGCGCGAGTTTTTGAGGATTAATTCAAAAGATGTAATGAGGCGATTGTTAGTAGGAGGTCCCTTCACTAAAATTGGAAAAAGTAAAGGGGCGAAGTATATGTATGAATCTGGAAGGAAGTAG
- a CDS encoding leucyl aminopeptidase family protein, giving the protein MGHHVHIVFEQDHVVTGNIGLKMFVSQQAGSFCIAFSGEDSLVVLKEKEGVYTAEQVRMTAGAIARELSQQKVSQATLHTDVLSQMYGSLSEDEVLTAFVEGWHLGTYAFINYRSDASEHKTNLVIEGDFSEAAVTAGEIRAAAMSFSRDLMNDIPSALNPETFPEKLKDAFASSPVDVSVFDKAEIERREMNGVLTVNQGSQYEPAFVELRYVGDASKPLVALVGKGVTFDTGGVSLKRGRDLSDMRMDMGGAAAVSGAMKQLADSGAQVNVIALIPIVENAIDRRAVLPGDIIRYKDGQTVQIGNTDAEGRLILADALIHAGEHGAEYVVDIATLTGAIGNALGSKMAGVFGDDELSVAMKRLGADNGDAVWPMPLVDAYDDYLRSDYADFCNISSKGEAGAITAALFLRRFVPESCKWLHVDMAGRMQGDGKGYYPKTATGFGARLLADYAVYVSGE; this is encoded by the coding sequence ATGGGTCATCATGTACATATTGTATTTGAACAGGATCATGTGGTTACTGGAAATATCGGTTTAAAAATGTTTGTTAGCCAACAAGCAGGATCGTTTTGTATTGCTTTTTCAGGAGAAGATTCGCTCGTTGTTTTAAAAGAAAAAGAAGGTGTGTACACGGCTGAACAAGTCCGCATGACAGCAGGAGCGATCGCTCGTGAGCTTTCACAGCAAAAGGTTTCACAAGCCACGTTGCATACAGATGTTTTATCTCAGATGTATGGTTCCCTGAGTGAAGATGAGGTGTTAACAGCATTCGTGGAAGGCTGGCATTTGGGTACTTATGCCTTTATCAATTATCGGTCTGATGCGTCTGAACACAAAACAAATCTTGTAATCGAAGGCGATTTTAGTGAAGCAGCGGTCACTGCTGGCGAGATCCGTGCCGCAGCGATGAGCTTTTCCCGTGATTTGATGAATGACATACCAAGCGCATTAAACCCGGAAACTTTTCCAGAAAAGTTAAAAGACGCTTTTGCTAGCAGCCCAGTCGATGTGTCTGTGTTTGATAAAGCTGAAATTGAGAGGCGCGAGATGAACGGCGTCCTGACAGTTAATCAAGGGAGTCAATATGAGCCGGCTTTTGTTGAGCTCAGGTATGTGGGTGATGCTTCGAAACCACTCGTGGCACTTGTCGGAAAAGGTGTTACTTTCGATACGGGCGGCGTCAGCCTGAAGCGCGGCCGGGATCTGAGTGACATGCGGATGGATATGGGCGGTGCTGCAGCGGTTTCAGGTGCGATGAAGCAGCTAGCTGATTCCGGTGCTCAAGTGAATGTAATTGCGCTCATTCCGATTGTTGAAAATGCGATTGACCGGAGAGCGGTTCTGCCGGGTGATATTATTCGTTATAAAGATGGGCAAACCGTGCAGATTGGCAACACGGATGCTGAAGGTAGATTGATCCTCGCTGACGCACTGATTCACGCGGGCGAACACGGTGCTGAGTATGTGGTTGATATTGCGACGCTCACAGGCGCGATCGGCAATGCCCTCGGCTCAAAAATGGCCGGCGTTTTTGGCGATGATGAGCTTTCAGTTGCGATGAAAAGATTAGGTGCTGATAACGGGGATGCTGTATGGCCGATGCCGCTGGTTGACGCGTATGACGATTATTTGAGAAGTGATTACGCAGATTTCTGTAATATCAGTTCCAAAGGTGAAGCTGGTGCGATAACGGCAGCGTTATTTTTAAGACGATTCGTGCCTGAATCATGCAAATGGCTTCACGTTGATATGGCCGGCCGTATGCAAGGGGACGGCAAGGGGTATTATCCGAAGACAGCAACGGGATTCGGTGCGCGGTTACTTGCAGATTACGCTGTTTATGTATCAGGAGAATAG
- a CDS encoding RluA family pseudouridine synthase, with translation MNIPVLFEDNHVLVVEKPVNIPVQEDQSGDADMLTLLKADLKERYQKPGNVFLGLVHRLDRPVGGVMVFAKTSKAASRLSDAIRRGAFERTYLAVVRGKPVHKQAQLENTLLKDHAENKVHVVSSGHGKGKRARLTYEMLAAREALSLLSVQLETGRPHQIRVQLSHAGMPLYGDQKYGFNVNKPGQQIALWAHKLSFEHPTKKDMITVESTPPDTGPWQQFF, from the coding sequence TTGAACATACCTGTTTTATTTGAAGATAACCATGTGCTTGTTGTGGAAAAGCCTGTAAATATACCTGTTCAAGAGGACCAGTCAGGAGACGCGGATATGCTTACCCTTTTAAAGGCGGATCTGAAAGAACGCTATCAAAAGCCTGGCAATGTGTTTCTCGGACTTGTGCATCGCCTTGATCGTCCTGTAGGCGGCGTCATGGTTTTTGCCAAAACGTCCAAAGCGGCTTCACGGTTGTCAGATGCCATCAGACGCGGTGCATTTGAGCGGACATATCTGGCTGTTGTTCGTGGAAAGCCAGTCCATAAACAAGCACAACTGGAGAACACTTTGTTAAAAGATCATGCTGAAAACAAGGTTCATGTTGTCTCAAGCGGACATGGAAAAGGAAAACGTGCCCGTCTTACATATGAAATGCTTGCTGCGCGGGAAGCGTTAAGTCTTTTGTCTGTACAATTGGAAACAGGGAGACCGCATCAGATCAGGGTTCAACTCTCACATGCAGGTATGCCGCTTTATGGTGATCAGAAATATGGTTTCAACGTCAACAAGCCTGGTCAGCAGATTGCTTTGTGGGCGCATAAACTGTCGTTTGAACATCCGACAAAAAAAGATATGATCACAGTGGAGTCGACACCGCCAGACACTGGGCCGTGGCAACAATTTTTTTGA
- the allD gene encoding ureidoglycolate dehydrogenase, with protein sequence MHVSKEKLHELIQSKLHKAGLTLEHADGVAEVLVHADARGIHSHGAMRVEYYAERIAKGGINTDPQFHFNQTGPASATFNADNGAGHVAAKEAMDKAIQMAKDSGVGVVGIKHMSHSGSLSYFVKQASQADMIGISVCQSDPMVVPFGGAEPYYGTNPIAFSAPGENDDLITFDMATTVQAWGKILHARSKNEAIPEGWAVDGNGEPTTNPFEVSALLPIAGPKGYGLMMMVDILSGVLLGLPFGKNVSSMYHDLEKGRDLGQLHIVINPLFFTEINTFKQHISQTMKDLNAIKPAPGFDQVYYPGQRSAEREEAYSSDGIEIVDDVYDYLTSDAIHHNAYDHKDPFAK encoded by the coding sequence GTGCATGTTTCGAAAGAGAAGCTACATGAATTAATACAAAGCAAATTGCATAAGGCAGGATTAACCTTGGAACATGCAGACGGTGTTGCAGAAGTGCTTGTACATGCAGATGCACGTGGAATTCATTCACATGGTGCTATGCGGGTAGAATACTACGCTGAACGTATTGCAAAAGGCGGCATAAACACTGACCCGCAATTTCACTTTAACCAGACAGGGCCAGCAAGTGCAACGTTCAACGCAGATAATGGTGCAGGTCATGTAGCAGCTAAAGAAGCCATGGATAAAGCTATTCAAATGGCTAAAGACAGCGGTGTTGGGGTTGTTGGGATCAAACACATGAGTCATAGTGGATCTCTCTCTTATTTTGTTAAACAAGCCTCTCAAGCTGATATGATTGGTATTTCTGTTTGTCAATCCGACCCCATGGTTGTACCATTTGGGGGAGCGGAGCCGTATTATGGCACCAATCCGATCGCATTCTCTGCTCCAGGTGAAAACGATGACCTGATCACTTTTGATATGGCCACCACCGTCCAGGCATGGGGCAAAATTTTACATGCCCGCTCAAAGAATGAAGCAATTCCTGAAGGATGGGCTGTAGATGGAAATGGAGAGCCGACAACCAACCCATTTGAAGTGAGCGCCCTATTGCCTATTGCCGGTCCAAAAGGGTATGGTCTGATGATGATGGTCGACATTTTATCTGGTGTTTTACTAGGCCTGCCCTTTGGCAAAAATGTCTCCTCTATGTATCATGACCTGGAAAAAGGACGGGACCTTGGACAATTGCATATTGTGATTAACCCGCTGTTTTTCACTGAAATCAATACGTTTAAACAACATATTTCTCAAACCATGAAAGACCTCAACGCTATCAAACCAGCTCCCGGTTTTGATCAAGTTTACTACCCGGGACAGCGAAGTGCTGAAAGAGAAGAAGCCTATTCCAGTGATGGCATTGAGATTGTTGATGATGTATATGATTATCTCACATCTGATGCGATTCATCACAATGCCTATGACCATAAAGATCCCTTTGCTAAGTGA
- the allD gene encoding ureidoglycolate dehydrogenase, which yields MRVTKDKLKNLIQTKLEQAGLTEEHAGVVADVLVFADAKGIHSHGAMRVEYYAERIAKNGITHNPEFRLEKTGPSSAIYHADNGSGHVACKFAMEEAIQMAKENGVAVVGVKKMSHSGALSYFTEMAAREDLVGFAVCQSDPMVVPFGGAEPYYGTNPLAFAAPGNDGKMISFDMATTVQAWGKILHARSKNEEIPDTWAVDEHGEATTDPHKVKALLPISGPKGYGLGMMIDVLSGVLLGLPFGKKVSSMYHDLSEGRDLGQLHIVINPNAFTSVQTFKDNITQTMQDLNAVKPAKGFDQVYYPGQNYEATEKDYEENGIEIVDDIYDYLVSDVVHNDAYDHQDPFAD from the coding sequence ATGAGAGTAACAAAAGATAAGCTGAAGAATCTTATCCAAACTAAATTGGAACAGGCAGGCTTGACGGAGGAACATGCTGGAGTTGTCGCTGATGTTTTGGTTTTTGCGGATGCGAAAGGCATTCATTCTCACGGTGCCATGCGTGTTGAGTATTACGCAGAGCGGATTGCTAAAAATGGCATCACACATAATCCGGAATTTCGTCTTGAAAAAACCGGCCCAAGTTCAGCCATCTATCATGCCGACAATGGAAGCGGCCATGTGGCATGTAAATTTGCCATGGAAGAAGCGATTCAAATGGCAAAAGAAAACGGGGTAGCGGTTGTTGGAGTCAAGAAAATGAGCCATAGTGGCGCTTTATCATACTTTACAGAAATGGCTGCTCGAGAAGACCTGGTTGGTTTTGCGGTTTGCCAGTCAGATCCGATGGTCGTTCCATTTGGTGGGGCTGAGCCTTATTATGGGACGAATCCGCTGGCATTTGCAGCGCCAGGTAACGATGGAAAGATGATTAGTTTTGATATGGCGACCACCGTGCAGGCGTGGGGTAAGATCCTTCATGCCCGCTCAAAGAACGAAGAAATTCCTGATACATGGGCGGTAGATGAACATGGTGAGGCGACAACAGACCCACATAAGGTTAAGGCGCTGCTCCCTATCTCAGGTCCTAAAGGGTACGGTCTTGGAATGATGATTGATGTTCTGTCAGGCGTCTTGCTCGGCCTGCCATTTGGGAAAAAGGTTTCTTCCATGTATCATGATCTGAGTGAAGGCCGTGATTTGGGACAGCTTCATATTGTGATTAATCCGAACGCCTTTACGAGTGTCCAAACCTTTAAAGACAATATCACTCAAACCATGCAGGATTTGAATGCTGTTAAACCTGCGAAGGGCTTTGATCAGGTCTATTATCCTGGTCAGAATTACGAGGCCACGGAAAAGGATTATGAAGAAAACGGTATTGAGATCGTTGATGATATTTATGATTATTTGGTAAGCGACGTCGTTCATAATGATGCATATGATCATCAGGATCCATTTGCTGATTAA
- the allE gene encoding (S)-ureidoglycine aminohydrolase produces the protein MGYPNDILQSRAVVKHGLYAIIPPEGLVNNVIPGFENVSMSILSSPSIGAKFVDYIATFHEGGKNEKGFGGQDDIETFVYVLEGKMEAAADDEEHVLEEGGYLYCPPSVTMYLKNLADGDSKVFLYKQKHTPLEGHKPWVYAGNSNDIDQVIYDDMENVHIQDLLPTDIAFDMNFHILTFDPAASHPFVETHYQQHGAYLLSGEGMYNLDNEWIPVKKDDYIFMGPYCLQAAYAVGREKLSYVYSKDCNRDVPL, from the coding sequence ATGGGTTATCCAAACGATATTTTACAATCAAGAGCAGTGGTTAAGCACGGACTATATGCGATTATTCCACCGGAAGGTCTCGTCAACAACGTTATTCCGGGCTTTGAAAATGTATCTATGAGTATTTTATCTTCCCCAAGCATCGGCGCTAAATTTGTGGATTACATTGCTACCTTCCATGAAGGCGGCAAAAACGAAAAAGGTTTCGGCGGTCAAGATGATATCGAGACATTTGTTTACGTGCTCGAAGGTAAGATGGAAGCCGCTGCGGATGATGAAGAGCATGTTCTTGAAGAAGGGGGCTACTTGTATTGCCCGCCATCTGTGACGATGTACCTTAAAAATCTAGCTGACGGCGATTCCAAAGTGTTTCTTTATAAGCAAAAGCATACACCGCTTGAAGGTCATAAACCATGGGTATATGCAGGAAACTCCAACGATATTGACCAGGTGATCTATGACGATATGGAAAATGTTCATATCCAGGACTTGCTTCCGACAGATATTGCATTTGACATGAACTTTCACATTTTGACATTTGACCCGGCTGCAAGCCATCCATTTGTTGAAACACATTATCAGCAGCACGGTGCTTATCTTCTTTCTGGTGAAGGCATGTACAACCTCGACAATGAGTGGATTCCGGTCAAAAAAGACGACTACATCTTCATGGGACCTTATTGCCTTCAGGCTGCCTATGCTGTTGGACGGGAAAAGCTCTCCTACGTTTACTCTAAAGACTGTAACCGGGATGTGCCGCTATAA
- a CDS encoding secondary thiamine-phosphate synthase enzyme YjbQ has protein sequence MTQTLFQYTVSTDKKQALVNIDGYVEDALSKSGVTEGIMVVFCPHTTGGITINENADPDVKTDLKLGLDETFPNKPEYIHMEGNSDGHMKSSVIGASETLIISDGQLIFGTWQSVYFCEFDGPRTRKVHVKVIEG, from the coding sequence ATGACACAAACCTTATTTCAGTACACTGTTTCTACAGATAAGAAACAAGCTCTTGTTAATATTGACGGATATGTTGAGGATGCGCTCTCTAAAAGCGGCGTAACGGAGGGCATTATGGTCGTATTTTGCCCGCATACAACGGGTGGCATTACGATCAATGAAAATGCTGACCCCGACGTCAAAACGGACCTGAAACTTGGGCTAGATGAAACGTTCCCAAACAAACCTGAGTACATCCATATGGAAGGCAATTCCGACGGGCACATGAAATCATCCGTAATAGGCGCGAGTGAAACCCTAATCATATCCGATGGACAACTCATCTTCGGCACATGGCAAAGTGTCTATTTTTGTGAATTTGACGGCCCAAGAACACGAAAAGTACACGTGAAAGTAATAGAAGGCTAA
- a CDS encoding alpha/beta hydrolase → MWGTRNDINKDQVALYQEAGYNVLSLAYRLAPETKLPGIVADIQDALEWVYTEGLKQMNFDQQKVAVVGSSAGAYLALMTGTFPVKPAAIVSFYGYGDILGDWYKEPSAHFNTMTSVPEVLAKQLIQPETIAESPIERRYAIYLYCRQQGKWLDYVAELNEGMSEDDLKAYCPVHLAETDFPPTLLLHGDADQDVPYSESLKMKEKLTQLGVDNQLITIPGGEHSFDQKMEDPNVQDVFKQVLAFLNKQL, encoded by the coding sequence GTGTGGGGAACACGCAATGACATTAACAAGGACCAGGTCGCCCTTTATCAGGAAGCTGGGTACAATGTGTTATCCCTTGCATACCGGCTGGCTCCAGAAACAAAGCTCCCGGGCATTGTTGCGGATATTCAAGATGCGCTCGAATGGGTTTATACAGAAGGACTTAAACAAATGAATTTTGATCAGCAAAAGGTTGCAGTCGTCGGCAGCTCAGCGGGGGCTTATCTGGCATTGATGACAGGTACTTTCCCCGTTAAGCCTGCTGCGATCGTTTCTTTCTATGGGTATGGCGATATTCTCGGAGATTGGTACAAGGAGCCAAGCGCACACTTTAATACAATGACTTCAGTACCAGAAGTTCTCGCAAAACAGCTCATTCAACCGGAAACCATAGCTGAGTCTCCAATTGAGCGGCGTTATGCAATCTACTTATACTGCCGTCAGCAAGGTAAGTGGCTGGATTATGTCGCTGAACTGAACGAGGGAATGAGCGAAGACGATCTGAAAGCCTATTGTCCTGTCCACCTTGCAGAAACAGATTTTCCGCCCACCTTGCTTCTGCACGGTGATGCGGATCAAGATGTTCCATATTCTGAATCGCTCAAGATGAAAGAAAAACTGACACAGCTTGGTGTGGACAATCAACTCATTACCATCCCCGGCGGTGAACACTCTTTTGACCAGAAGATGGAAGATCCGAATGTTCAGGACGTTTTTAAACAAGTGTTGGCTTTTCTGAACAAACAGCTTTAG
- the allC gene encoding allantoate deiminase, with translation MKKGTNAYSGEHVQEKLDWLGAFGKDPNGGVSRVLYSEEWVEAQNALKALFEDAGLTTHFDDIGNLFGQLKGSTYPDETILTGSHVDTVKNGGLYDGQYGIIAGFLALKYLKETYGEPLRNIEVVSMAEEEGSRFPFSFWGSKNIVGDPSTKEVVNMKDFDGIPFEEAMHKAGFDFKQDPENVRKDLKAFVEIHVEQGNVLEKEQKSVGIVSHIAGQRRYTITLDGQANHAGTTPMGYRKDTMNAAARMITTLNDMALEEGDPLVATVGKIMLEPNTVNVVPGKATFTIDIRHTEKAKLHSFTESVEDMLRRVAKEIDVEIDIDRWMDAPPVPMDEGVVNAIKAQCDEDGLDYKLMHSGAGHDSQIMAPVIPTAMIFVPSKDGISHSPHEYTTPHDLAAGVDALISALYNLGYKE, from the coding sequence ATGAAAAAAGGAACGAATGCCTATTCAGGTGAACATGTCCAAGAGAAACTGGACTGGCTGGGAGCTTTTGGTAAAGATCCAAATGGAGGCGTTTCCAGAGTGCTGTACTCTGAAGAATGGGTCGAAGCTCAGAATGCACTAAAAGCATTGTTTGAAGACGCCGGACTAACGACGCACTTTGATGATATCGGCAACTTGTTCGGTCAATTAAAGGGCTCCACTTATCCGGATGAAACCATACTGACCGGCTCACACGTTGATACAGTGAAAAATGGCGGTTTATATGATGGTCAATATGGCATCATCGCGGGATTTCTGGCGCTAAAATACTTGAAGGAAACGTATGGGGAACCTCTTCGAAATATTGAAGTTGTTTCAATGGCAGAAGAAGAAGGCAGTCGCTTTCCGTTTTCTTTCTGGGGTTCTAAAAACATAGTTGGTGATCCAAGCACCAAAGAAGTCGTTAATATGAAAGATTTCGACGGAATTCCTTTCGAAGAAGCCATGCATAAGGCAGGTTTTGATTTCAAGCAAGACCCTGAAAATGTACGGAAAGACTTGAAAGCGTTTGTGGAAATCCACGTTGAGCAAGGCAATGTGCTTGAAAAAGAGCAAAAGTCTGTTGGTATTGTCAGTCATATTGCCGGTCAACGCCGCTATACCATTACATTGGATGGACAAGCTAACCATGCTGGGACCACACCCATGGGCTACCGGAAAGACACGATGAACGCTGCAGCCCGTATGATTACAACCCTTAACGACATGGCGCTGGAAGAAGGCGACCCACTTGTGGCCACCGTGGGCAAGATCATGCTTGAACCAAATACAGTGAACGTGGTGCCTGGTAAAGCAACTTTCACCATTGACATTCGTCATACGGAAAAGGCAAAACTTCACAGCTTTACAGAATCTGTAGAGGATATGCTTCGTAGAGTTGCAAAAGAAATTGACGTGGAAATCGACATTGATCGCTGGATGGACGCACCGCCTGTGCCAATGGACGAGGGCGTTGTGAATGCGATTAAAGCACAATGTGATGAAGATGGGCTGGACTATAAACTGATGCATAGTGGGGCAGGACATGATTCGCAAATTATGGCACCTGTTATTCCGACAGCTATGATCTTTGTACCGAGCAAAGATGGCATCAGTCATTCACCCCATGAATATACAACTCCGCATGATCTGGCGGCAGGGGTAGATGCGTTGATCAGTGCTTTATACAATCTGGGTTATAAAGAATAA
- a CDS encoding NAD(P)H-dependent flavin oxidoreductase, protein MSNGLTERLHIQYPVIQAPMAGGVTTTELITEVVRSGGLGMIGAGYMAPEQIRNQIKDIKSVVSGGFGINLFVPNEFTISGEVIDIARDTLQPFYDELNMPADNQVTIPDYESATHTFLEQLKVTIEEKVPVCSFTFGIPAEKIIAELKEHGIITMGTATTVNEAIAIENSGMDAVVVQGSEAGGHRGHFLEGHEKSQIGLMSLIPQVVDHVTIPVIAAGGVMDGRGLTASMCLGAQAVQMGTAFLTCAESGAKPLHKEAILQAQEDQTVLTRAFSGKWARGIHNVFIEKMADQQACLPEFPVQNALTKPLRKASAQQGKSDFMSLWSGQTPRLARSQTVASLFEKLIKQTRDL, encoded by the coding sequence TTGAGTAATGGTTTGACTGAACGTTTGCACATTCAATATCCTGTGATCCAGGCTCCTATGGCTGGCGGGGTCACTACGACAGAATTAATCACTGAGGTTGTAAGATCTGGCGGGCTTGGGATGATCGGAGCGGGTTACATGGCACCGGAACAGATACGCAATCAGATTAAAGACATTAAGTCAGTTGTATCAGGCGGGTTTGGAATTAACCTTTTTGTCCCAAACGAATTCACTATTTCCGGTGAAGTAATCGACATCGCGCGAGATACGCTACAGCCATTTTATGATGAGCTAAATATGCCTGCTGACAACCAAGTGACTATACCAGATTATGAATCAGCAACACACACGTTTCTCGAGCAACTGAAGGTCACGATTGAGGAAAAGGTGCCTGTGTGTTCCTTTACATTCGGAATACCGGCAGAAAAGATAATTGCTGAACTGAAAGAACACGGAATCATAACGATGGGCACGGCCACTACTGTCAATGAAGCGATTGCCATTGAAAACAGCGGAATGGATGCAGTCGTCGTTCAGGGCAGTGAGGCTGGCGGCCATCGCGGCCATTTTTTAGAAGGACATGAAAAGAGTCAGATTGGTCTAATGTCGCTCATTCCGCAAGTTGTGGATCATGTAACCATTCCAGTCATTGCAGCGGGTGGTGTTATGGACGGAAGAGGATTAACGGCATCCATGTGCCTCGGTGCGCAAGCTGTGCAAATGGGGACGGCCTTTTTGACATGTGCGGAAAGCGGTGCTAAACCATTGCATAAAGAAGCGATTCTCCAAGCACAGGAAGATCAGACCGTTTTAACGCGTGCTTTTTCAGGAAAATGGGCACGAGGCATTCACAATGTATTTATTGAGAAAATGGCTGACCAGCAAGCCTGTCTGCCGGAATTTCCAGTGCAAAATGCGTTGACAAAACCTCTCAGAAAAGCATCGGCTCAGCAAGGAAAGTCTGATTTCATGTCTCTCTGGTCAGGACAAACGCCTAGACTAGCCCGGTCCCAGACAGTTGCTTCTCTCTTTGAAAAGTTAATTAAACAGACCCGGGATTTGTAA
- a CDS encoding CDGSH iron-sulfur domain-containing protein, with the protein MSEAKIKVNDNGSLLLTGSFEVVDAKGNVFETKKAVSLCRCGESSNKPFCDGTHKKIGFESSPRAPK; encoded by the coding sequence ATGTCAGAAGCAAAGATAAAAGTGAACGACAACGGATCCCTATTGCTGACAGGGTCCTTTGAAGTGGTTGATGCAAAAGGCAACGTGTTCGAAACAAAAAAAGCCGTGTCCCTATGCCGCTGCGGCGAATCATCCAACAAACCATTTTGTGACGGTACACATAAAAAAATCGGATTTGAAAGTTCTCCACGAGCTCCAAAGTAA